In Halobacterium sp. R2-5, the following are encoded in one genomic region:
- a CDS encoding 2-isopropylmalate synthase, whose product MQVRGNEFFQGTLAQRNEFESVRIFDTTLRDGEQTPRTSFSYDDKRAIAAALDDANVDVIEAGFPANSEQEAEAVADIAASTETTTCGLARVVESDVEAAVDSGVEMIHVFASTSDVQIEDSMHSTREDVVARSVAAVEQAADAGVEVMFSPMDATRTDPEFLAEIVEAVDEVGVDWINIPDTCGVGTPKRFGELVEFVGQHTDARIDVHTHDDFGLATANALTGVEYGADQMQVSVNGIGERAGNAAFEEVVMAAESLYGAETGVDTTAITEISQLVAERSSVPIPVNKPVVGANAFAHESGIHAAGVLENSETFEPGVMTPEMVGAEREVVLGKHSGTHAVRDQLEEAGYDPTDEEVREVTKKVKAHAGDDEVVTDAVLRAFAGEVGVDRVTEEVKA is encoded by the coding sequence GTGCAAGTCCGGGGGAACGAGTTCTTCCAGGGCACGTTAGCCCAACGTAACGAATTCGAGTCGGTACGAATCTTCGACACCACGCTGCGTGACGGCGAGCAGACGCCACGGACCTCCTTCAGCTACGACGACAAGCGCGCCATAGCGGCCGCGCTCGACGACGCGAACGTCGACGTCATCGAGGCCGGGTTCCCGGCCAACAGCGAGCAGGAGGCCGAGGCTGTCGCCGACATCGCCGCGTCCACCGAGACGACCACGTGCGGGCTCGCCCGCGTCGTGGAGTCCGACGTGGAGGCGGCCGTGGACTCGGGCGTGGAGATGATCCACGTCTTCGCGTCCACGAGCGACGTGCAGATCGAAGACTCGATGCACAGCACGCGCGAGGACGTCGTCGCGCGCTCGGTCGCCGCCGTCGAACAGGCGGCCGACGCGGGCGTCGAAGTGATGTTCTCGCCGATGGACGCCACGCGGACCGACCCCGAGTTCCTCGCGGAGATCGTCGAGGCGGTCGACGAGGTCGGCGTGGACTGGATCAACATCCCGGACACCTGCGGCGTCGGGACGCCGAAGCGGTTCGGCGAGCTCGTCGAGTTCGTCGGCCAGCACACGGACGCCCGCATCGACGTGCACACGCACGACGACTTCGGGCTGGCGACCGCGAACGCCCTGACGGGCGTGGAGTACGGCGCCGACCAGATGCAGGTGTCGGTCAACGGCATCGGCGAGCGCGCCGGCAACGCCGCCTTCGAGGAAGTCGTGATGGCCGCGGAGAGCCTGTACGGCGCCGAGACCGGCGTCGACACGACCGCCATCACGGAGATCTCGCAGCTGGTCGCCGAGCGCTCGTCGGTCCCGATTCCCGTCAACAAGCCCGTGGTCGGCGCGAACGCGTTCGCCCACGAGTCCGGCATCCACGCCGCCGGCGTCCTCGAGAACAGCGAGACGTTCGAGCCCGGCGTGATGACCCCCGAGATGGTCGGCGCCGAGCGCGAGGTCGTGCTCGGGAAGCACTCGGGCACGCACGCGGTCCGCGACCAGCTCGAGGAAGCCGGCTACGACCCGACGGACGAGGAAGTCCGCGAGGTCACGAAGAAGGTGAAAGCCCACGCCGGCGACGACGAAGTCGTCACCGACGCGGTCCTGCGCGCGTTCGCGGGTGAGGTCGGTGTCGACCGCGTGACGGAGGAGGTGAAGGCGTAA
- the pdxS gene encoding pyridoxal 5'-phosphate synthase lyase subunit PdxS: MATETDLEDLRRGSDLVKRGFAKMQKGGVIMDVVNEEQAKIAEEAGAVAVMALEAVPADIRKRGGVARMADPADVQDIVDAVSIPVMGKSRIGHTKEAEILEAVGVDMIDESEVLTPADDKYHIDKRGFTAPFVCGARDLGEALRRIDEGAAMIRTKGEAGTGDVNQAVHHQRTIKGAIRELEGMTHEEREHYARDIEAPAELVHETAEMGRLPVVNFAAGGIATPADAALMMHHECDGIFVGSGIFGAENPEVMGRAIVDAVNNWDDPERLAEISSNLGKSMKGEANVDLPEEEKLQGRGN; encoded by the coding sequence ATGGCTACCGAGACCGACCTCGAGGACTTGCGACGCGGCAGCGACCTCGTGAAACGCGGGTTCGCGAAGATGCAGAAGGGCGGCGTCATCATGGACGTCGTCAACGAGGAGCAGGCGAAGATCGCGGAGGAGGCCGGCGCCGTCGCAGTGATGGCGCTGGAAGCGGTGCCCGCTGACATCCGGAAGCGCGGCGGCGTCGCGCGGATGGCCGACCCCGCGGACGTGCAGGACATCGTCGACGCGGTCTCCATCCCGGTGATGGGGAAGTCCCGCATCGGCCACACGAAGGAGGCCGAGATTCTGGAGGCGGTCGGCGTGGACATGATCGACGAGTCCGAGGTGCTGACGCCCGCGGACGACAAGTACCACATCGACAAGCGCGGGTTCACGGCGCCGTTCGTCTGCGGCGCCCGCGACCTCGGCGAGGCGCTCCGTCGCATCGACGAGGGCGCGGCGATGATTCGCACGAAGGGCGAAGCCGGCACGGGCGACGTGAACCAGGCCGTCCACCACCAGCGCACCATCAAGGGCGCGATCCGCGAGCTGGAGGGGATGACCCACGAGGAGCGCGAGCACTACGCCCGCGACATCGAGGCGCCCGCGGAGCTCGTCCACGAGACCGCCGAGATGGGGCGGCTGCCGGTCGTGAACTTCGCGGCGGGCGGCATCGCGACGCCCGCGGACGCGGCGCTGATGATGCACCACGAGTGCGACGGCATCTTCGTCGGCTCCGGCATTTTCGGCGCGGAGAACCCCGAAGTGATGGGCCGCGCCATCGTGGACGCCGTGAACAACTGGGACGACCCCGAGCGCCTCGCGGAGATCTCCTCGAACCTCGGCAAGAGCATGAAGGGCGAGGCGAACGTCGACCTTCCCGAGGAGGAGAAGCTGCAGGGCCGCGGGAACTGA
- a CDS encoding ATP-grasp domain-containing protein encodes MGSTLVLDANARHGVVAIRSLGARGVDVTAGSASRWSAGGFSRHVDRHVVFPSPENDPSGFVRDVEAEVRARDYDMLLPISEATVEVVSEHRDRFEPATTLPFPPEEQLAVGVNKRRTVEAAREHDVPHPETVLPGEGGIDAAVDRLGYPVVVKTQRGEGGNGTAVCHTRRELEYRTRDLRASHGPVIFQEFVPNGGERGVYTLYGAPGELTALTVQQRLRTRPPSGGASTYRETVVDPELVELADEFLAALDWYGLAMVEFRVDARTGEPQLLEINPRLWGSLALSVYAGVNFPYLLYRVAVGDEPEPDLEYDVGVQARCLFTDALQVLDREDTLTAVREFVTPASKPCCYDLVSRSDPLPALGQVLYWASVYLDDEVEDDDEGPEAVLPEVPIPKR; translated from the coding sequence ATGGGGTCGACGTTAGTGCTCGACGCGAACGCGAGACACGGCGTGGTCGCGATTCGCTCGCTGGGCGCCCGCGGCGTGGACGTGACCGCCGGGAGCGCCAGCCGGTGGAGCGCGGGCGGGTTCTCCCGGCACGTCGACAGGCACGTCGTCTTCCCGTCGCCCGAGAACGACCCGTCGGGGTTCGTGCGCGACGTCGAGGCCGAAGTCCGCGCCCGGGACTACGACATGCTGTTGCCGATCAGCGAGGCGACCGTGGAGGTGGTCTCCGAGCACCGGGACCGCTTCGAGCCGGCGACGACGCTGCCGTTCCCACCCGAGGAGCAGCTGGCCGTCGGCGTGAACAAGCGCCGGACCGTCGAGGCCGCTCGCGAGCACGACGTTCCACACCCCGAGACGGTGCTGCCCGGGGAGGGCGGCATCGACGCCGCGGTGGACCGACTCGGCTATCCGGTGGTCGTGAAGACCCAGCGCGGCGAGGGCGGGAACGGCACCGCCGTCTGTCACACTCGCCGCGAGCTCGAGTACAGAACGCGGGACCTCCGGGCGTCCCACGGCCCCGTCATCTTCCAGGAGTTCGTCCCGAACGGCGGCGAGCGCGGCGTCTACACGCTCTACGGGGCGCCCGGCGAGCTGACCGCGCTGACGGTCCAGCAGCGACTCCGGACGCGGCCGCCGTCGGGCGGCGCGAGCACGTACCGGGAGACTGTCGTCGACCCGGAGCTGGTCGAGCTGGCCGACGAGTTCCTGGCGGCGCTGGACTGGTACGGGCTCGCGATGGTGGAGTTCCGCGTCGACGCCCGGACCGGCGAACCGCAGCTCCTCGAAATCAACCCCCGGCTGTGGGGGAGCCTCGCGCTCTCCGTGTACGCGGGCGTGAACTTCCCGTACCTGCTGTACCGGGTGGCGGTCGGCGACGAACCCGAACCCGACCTGGAGTACGACGTCGGCGTGCAGGCGCGGTGCCTGTTCACGGACGCCCTGCAGGTGCTCGACCGCGAGGACACGCTGACGGCCGTCCGGGAGTTCGTCACGCCGGCGTCGAAGCCGTGCTGTTACGATCTCGTGTCGCGCAGCGACCCGCTGCCGGCGCTCGGACAGGTGCTGTACTGGGCGTCGGTGTACCTCGACGACGAGGTGGAGGACGACGACGAGGGACCGGAGGCCGTGCTCCCCGAAGTGCCGATACCGAAGCGCTAG
- a CDS encoding formate/nitrite transporter family protein, which translates to MSDSDEPDPEESVREAIERSRSGAPAVGSVVRDRFTSNEIFQRIIAAADEEITSGSRELFFSALAAGFAITITFMLYVSLSASTGGDPVLSALLYPLGFIYIIIGGYQLYTENTLPPVLLTLERLASVPALLRNWTVVLLGNFTGGALGALALAFGGVISPDAAEYAVYLGETGVATAWWSLFSKAAFAGLIVAGVVWVEYAARDTISRLVVVYIAFLAIPLGGLYHSVVSFTEMTFLVLQGDLLVTTGLWEFVLPVLLGNTAGGVVLVTVVNYFQTTEHRLSSARFDGADRQLSAREWLFGSLVGRSYVPLIDHTGESELPEADNYRIVVPISNPRTETRLVELACTLASREAGASVHVVHIVQMPDRTPRGYRLDQHQRIVENSDELMQDIRDVAEGFDVPCETSTVVSHRSFEELFDVAKRKRADLVVMGWGEGRLWSNGRAERPLDELTNSLPADVLVFKDRGLDVSNLLLPVVDSVHADLNAEVARSLRETAGSEVTLMRVVDGEHERETGEEFLEAWAADHDLADADFAVDTSGDVERAIVDAAADHTLLLIGATSQGLLARLATGSLHFDIANHVDSSMLLAERAADRGILKRLFGR; encoded by the coding sequence ATGAGCGACAGCGACGAGCCTGACCCCGAGGAGTCGGTACGGGAGGCCATCGAGCGCTCCCGGAGCGGCGCGCCCGCGGTCGGGTCGGTCGTCCGCGACCGGTTCACGTCGAACGAGATCTTCCAGCGCATCATCGCCGCCGCCGACGAGGAGATCACGTCGGGCAGCCGCGAGCTGTTCTTCAGCGCGCTCGCGGCCGGCTTCGCGATCACGATCACGTTCATGCTGTACGTCTCCCTGTCGGCGTCGACGGGCGGCGACCCGGTGCTGAGCGCGCTGCTGTACCCGCTCGGGTTCATCTACATCATCATCGGCGGCTACCAGCTGTACACGGAGAACACGCTCCCGCCGGTCCTGCTGACTCTCGAACGGCTCGCCAGCGTCCCCGCGCTGCTGCGGAACTGGACGGTCGTGCTCCTCGGGAACTTCACGGGCGGCGCGCTCGGCGCGCTCGCGCTCGCGTTCGGCGGCGTCATCTCGCCGGACGCGGCCGAGTACGCCGTCTACCTCGGCGAGACGGGCGTCGCCACGGCGTGGTGGAGTCTCTTCTCGAAGGCGGCGTTCGCGGGGCTCATCGTCGCCGGCGTCGTCTGGGTGGAGTACGCCGCCCGCGACACCATCTCCCGGCTCGTCGTCGTCTACATCGCGTTCCTCGCGATTCCGCTCGGCGGCCTCTACCACTCCGTCGTCTCGTTCACCGAGATGACGTTCCTCGTCCTCCAGGGCGACCTCCTCGTCACCACCGGCCTCTGGGAGTTCGTGCTCCCCGTGTTGCTCGGGAACACCGCCGGCGGCGTCGTGCTCGTCACCGTCGTCAACTACTTCCAGACGACCGAACACCGGCTGTCGTCGGCGCGCTTCGACGGCGCCGACCGCCAGCTCTCCGCCCGCGAGTGGCTGTTCGGCAGCCTCGTCGGGCGCTCGTACGTCCCGCTCATCGACCACACCGGCGAGAGCGAGCTCCCCGAGGCGGACAACTACCGCATCGTCGTCCCCATCTCGAATCCGCGGACCGAGACCCGGCTCGTCGAGCTCGCGTGTACGCTCGCCAGTCGGGAGGCGGGCGCGAGCGTCCACGTCGTCCACATCGTCCAGATGCCCGACCGGACGCCCCGCGGCTACCGGCTCGACCAGCACCAGCGCATCGTCGAGAACTCGGACGAGCTGATGCAGGACATCCGTGACGTCGCCGAGGGGTTCGACGTGCCCTGCGAGACGTCGACGGTCGTCTCCCACCGCTCGTTCGAGGAGCTGTTCGACGTCGCGAAGCGGAAGCGCGCGGACCTCGTGGTGATGGGCTGGGGCGAGGGCCGGCTGTGGTCGAACGGCCGCGCCGAGCGCCCGCTCGACGAGCTCACCAACAGCCTCCCCGCGGACGTGCTCGTGTTCAAGGACCGCGGCCTCGACGTCTCCAATCTCCTCCTGCCGGTCGTGGACAGCGTCCACGCCGACCTCAACGCCGAGGTCGCGCGGTCGCTTCGCGAGACCGCGGGCTCGGAAGTCACCCTCATGCGCGTCGTCGACGGCGAACACGAACGCGAGACCGGCGAGGAGTTCCTCGAAGCGTGGGCCGCCGACCACGACCTCGCGGACGCCGACTTCGCGGTCGACACCTCCGGTGACGTCGAGCGCGCGATCGTCGACGCCGCCGCCGACCACACGCTGCTGTTGATCGGCGCGACCTCGCAGGGG